TTCGTGCCCCAACACCCGCACTTCGTCCTTGAACAATTCGCGCAGCGGCTCGACGAGCTTCAACTTCATCCGTGTCGGCAATCCGCCCACGTTGTGATGCGTTTTGATCGTCGCCGACGGGCCCTTGAAGCTGACGCTCTCGATCACATCCGGGTACAGCGTGCCTTGGACAAGGTATTTCACGCCTTTGAACTTCTTGGATTCGGCCTCGAAATTTTTGATGAACAGGCGGCCGATGATTTTTCGCTTTCGCTCCGGATCAGTCACACTCTTCAGCGCAGTGAGAAACTGGCTGGTGCGATCAAGCACCCGCATGTTCAGATGCAACTGCGAGGCGAAGGTCTTCTCTACCTGATCTCGTTCGCCCGAGCGCAACACTCCGTTATCCACAAAAATACACGTCAACTGGTCACCAACCGCACGATGCGTCAGCGCCGCCGCCACCGACGAATCCACCCCACCGCTCAACGCACAGATCACGCGATCCGTCCCGACTTGCTCTCTGATTTGCTCCACCGCCGTATCGACATACGAACGCATGGTCCATGTCGGCTGGCAGCCACAGATATCGTAGACGAAATTCTTGAGCATCATGGCGCCCTCGGTGGTGTGCGCCACTTCGGGATGAAACTGCAGGCAATAGATGCGTTGCTTGGCATCATGCCGCTTCATCGCGGCAATGGGGGAGTTGTCGGTATGCGCGATCGAGCGAAACCCCGGGGGCATCCGCTCGATGCGGTCACCATGCGACATCCAGACAATCGTCGACCCGTTCGTGCCGATCCCCTTGAACAGATCCGACCGATCATCGAGCCTGAGTTCGGCCCGGCCGAATTCGCGATGCTGCGCCTTTTCTACATCCCCCCCCTGCAGGTGGGTCACGAGCTGCATCCCGTAACAGATGCCGAGAATGGGAATGCCCTGCTCGAGCAACTCCTTGGGCACCTTCGGGGCTTTCTTGTCGTAGACGCTGGAAGGGCCACCGGACAGCACGATACCTTTGGGACGGTAGGCCAGGATTGTGGCGAGCGACACGGTGCAGGGCAGGATCTGCGAATACACCTGCGCTTCGCGGATACGTCGTGCGATCAGCTGTGTGTACTGGGAGCCGAAATCAAGGACGAGAATTCGATCGTGCCAAAGTTCCATAGGGTCGCATCTCGTGAAGCGTGAAACGTCGTGTGTGAGAGGATCTGAACTGCGAGATACGCGTCACGTGGAACGCTTCACGCGGGGTTATTCCCAATCAGTTCGATAATTGGGCGCTTCCTTGGTGATGATGACGTCGTGCACATGGCCTTCCCGAAGGCCGGCCAGCGTTTGACGAATGAAGGTGGCCTTTTGCTGCAATTCAGGGATCGTCTTGCACCCGCAATAACCCATGCCGGACTTCACGCCACCGACCATTTGATAGATGTGCGGAGCCAGGAGGCCCTTGTAGGGGACACGGCCTTCGATGCCTTCAGGAACCAGCTTCGGAGTGGGTCGCCCGCCCTGGCCGTAACGATCGCCACCGCCACGCTCCATGGCTCCAATCGAGCCCATGCCGCGATAGACCTTGTAGGTCCGAGCTTGGAACAGCACCGTCTCGCCGGGGGCTTCCTCCGTGCCTGCCAGCAAACTGCCCAACATGACGACTGAAGCACCGGCCGCCAAAGCCTTTGTAATATCGCCGGAGTACTTAATCCCGCCATCGGCGATCACCGGAATATTGGATCCGGCCAATGCCCTCGCGCAATCACCGATCGCGGTCAGCTGCGGCATCCCGGCGCCGGACACCATCCGCGTCGTGCAAATCGAGCCTGGACCCACGCCGACTTTGACCGCATCAACACCGGCCTTCACCAAATCCTTCGCAGCCTGAGCGGTGGCGATGTTACCCGCGATGATGTCTAGTTGCGGATATGCCTTTCTCACCATCTTCACCGTATCGAGCACCGCCTGGGAATGTCCGTGTGCCGTATCCACCACCACAACGTCCACTCCCGCCTTCACGAGCAGAGCTACCCGATCGGCAGTATCTGGCCCCACACCCAACGCGGCCCCGACCCGCAGGCGCCCATGGGCATCCTTACAGGCATTGGGGTACTTGATCCGCTTTTCAATATCCTTAATCGTGATGAGCCCCTTGAGCTCAAACTGTTTGTTCACGACCGGCAGTTTCTCGATCCGGTGTTCGTGCAGAATTTCACGGGCCTTTTCCAAGCTGGTGCCTTCCGGCGCCGTGATGAGCTTATCCCGCTTCATCACCTGGGACACCTTCAGGTCCATCCTCGTCTCAAAGCGCAAATCACGATTCGTGAGGATGCCGACCAGCTTGCCGGCCTTGGTGACCGGAATACCGGAGATTCGGTACTTAGCCATCAACTCATGAGCATCACGAATGGTCTGATCCGGGGAAATGGTAATGGGATCGAGGATCATACCGCTCTCGGACTTTTTCACTCGATCAATTTCAGCGGCCTGATCCACAGGGGACAGCACCCGATGGACAATGCCGATCCCCCCCTCCTGCGCCATGGCAATGGCGAGGCGCGCTTCGGTCACCGTGTCCATGGCGGCACTGACGATAGGAATGTTCAACTGAATGTTTCGGGACAAGCGAGTCCGGGTGTCGACCTCGCTTGGGAGGACCTGTGATTTAGCCGGAACCAAGACGACATCGTCGTAGGTCAACCCGAGCCGAATCTCCTTCTCTAGCATCAGCTGCCACCCTCTCCCGGGCTTCCTGCCCGTTCCCGTTAGACCTTCGTGGTACTATCCATCTGCCCCAGCTCCGCTGCGGCATCCGCCTCTTCCTGCAATCGCTCGCTGCCTTCCTCAGCCGGCATGAATTGCTGAACCCTGGTGTTGCCGCTATCGACGGCAAAGACACTACCCCGCGGGTCCACCACAATGCCGTATGGGAAGTTGAACTGCCCGTCGCTCCCGCCAAATCCACCCCACTGCGCAATGAAATTGCCTTCGCGATCGAATTTTTCAATGCGATGATTACCGGTGTCGGTGACATACACGTCACCCTGTCCATCAACCGCGATGCCCCAGGGTGACCGCAACTGTCCGGCTTCCTGCGCGAGCGGGCTGCTGGCGTGACCGGCCTCGGAGCTGCCTCCCCACTTGGTGAGCAACTGAGGCAACACGTTCGTGCTCGTGTCGAACTTCTGCACACGGTGATTGCCCATATCGATGACATAGACGGTCCCGTCGGCCTGATCGACGGCAATGCCGCGCGGGAAGTAGAACTGGCCGTCGCCGTTCCCGAAACTTCCCCACGACATGATGAACTCCCCGCTCATATCGAATTTCTGCACGCGGAAGTTGGCGCTATCTACCACGTAGATAAACCCGCGCACCCGATCGATCGCGATGCCCCATGGCGCATTGAATTGACCTTCGCCATTGCCGCGTGATCCGAATTTCATGAGGTAGCCGCCCAATTTCCCGTCGAACTTTTGCACGCGGTGGTTGTTTGTATCGACCACGTACACATCGCCCTTGGCATCGCACGCGATGCCGGTCGGATTGTGGAAATTCGCGTTGGCCGCTCCGAAATTGCCCCACAAAATAATGAAGTTGCCGTTGCGGTCAAACTTCTGAATCCGGTTGTTCCCGTTATCGACCACAAAGATGGAGCCCTGTTGATCGATGGCGAGTCCGTACATCGGCGCCATGAATTCGCCGCCATGCAGCAGAGACGCGCCACGGCCAGGTTTGCCCCACTTGGAGACGCAGAGGTAACCGGACGTATTGACGAGGATGGTGGCGCTGGCCGGGGTGGAAATATTGTTTCCAAGGTCTTTGAACCAGACGATGACGGTTTTCTGCCCGTCGCCAGGGGAAAGAATGAAAGGAATCGTCGCGCCGAACTTGATGGCCGGGGGAACCTCCACCCACCCGGGGGTCCCTGCCATCGGGGTCATGGGATTTTCCGAGATGTAATAGGCCGCGACGCCCGTATCGAGGTCGGTCGCGGAAATCGTGACCACGACTTCCGGCGAATTCGTCATGAATGCGCCATGATTGACCACGGCGTACGGCGTCTGAGGCGCCGTGATATCGATCAGGACCGGCGTTGCCGACACTTCCTCCGACAACTTACTTTCCGTCCCATCTTCATACACCGCGGTCAGGGCATAGAAATAGGCCTGATCGTTGGTGAGGCCGGTATGGTTGTACGGGCTGGTCACCCCTTCAATCTTCGTCCCACCCTCTTGTGTGAGATTCGGCGAGGTGTGGAAATAGAGATTGTAGGAGACGGCCTTCGGCACATCCAGCCAGCTCAAGAAGCTTTCCGTATCGCCCGGCTTGATGGCCAGATTTCCCGGGGCGGGATATTCGCTCACTGCCTGTGCCCGTTCCCGCTCTTCCTTGCCGCGATTCAGTTCTTCATCCGTCGGCACATACTTGATGATGCGGTGATTGCCGCTATCGACGACGTACACCGCGCCTTCCTTGTCGACGGCCACACCAGACGGAAAGTTCAACTGCCCTTCGGTTTTTCCTCGATTGCCCCAGGCGCAGAGGAATGTGCCATTCCCGTCGAATTTTTGGATGCGGTGGTTGCCCTGATCCACGACATACACATTACCCAAGGCATCACACGTCACGCCCCAGGGAGCCTTGAATTGCCCAGGGCCACTGCCTTCCCGCCCCCACTTGGTCAAGAAGCTACCGCGGGTATCAAACTTCTGAATCCGGTTGTTTCCTTCATCCGCGACATACGTATTGCCGACGAAGTCGACCGCCACTCCGCGGGGAAAGAAAAACGCGCCATCAAAGCTCCCGTCCCGACCCCACTTCAACAGCGGGGTCCCATCGCCTTTGAACTTTTGAATCCGGGCATTGTTGGTGTCAGTGACGTAGATGTTGCCTTCCTGGTCGGTCGTCACGCCCCACGGTGCGTCGAACTTATTCATATCCGCTCCGCGCCAGGCGAACCCGAATTTGCCCCAGGCCTTCATCGGATTCCCCTCAGTGTCGAGGCGCTGCACGCGATTGTTACCCGTATCGGCGACATAGACCTGTCCGTCGCTGTTGGTGGTAAGTCCGCGCGGATAGTAATAACTCCCTTCCGCACTGCCGGCCTCTCCGCCCCAACGCCCAACGAACGCGCCTTCTTTATCGAACTTTTGAATGGAATGATTGTCTGTATCAGCGACGTAGATAGTCCCGTCTTTATCCACCGCGATACCGGTCGGGGAGCTCAACTCGCCATCGTCCACGCCCTCCTGCCCAATCACCTTGGCGATGAGATACGGCGCCGGGATGGCCATGA
This Nitrospira sp. DNA region includes the following protein-coding sequences:
- the guaA gene encoding glutamine-hydrolyzing GMP synthase, producing the protein MELWHDRILVLDFGSQYTQLIARRIREAQVYSQILPCTVSLATILAYRPKGIVLSGGPSSVYDKKAPKVPKELLEQGIPILGICYGMQLVTHLQGGDVEKAQHREFGRAELRLDDRSDLFKGIGTNGSTIVWMSHGDRIERMPPGFRSIAHTDNSPIAAMKRHDAKQRIYCLQFHPEVAHTTEGAMMLKNFVYDICGCQPTWTMRSYVDTAVEQIREQVGTDRVICALSGGVDSSVAAALTHRAVGDQLTCIFVDNGVLRSGERDQVEKTFASQLHLNMRVLDRTSQFLTALKSVTDPERKRKIIGRLFIKNFEAESKKFKGVKYLVQGTLYPDVIESVSFKGPSATIKTHHNVGGLPTRMKLKLVEPLRELFKDEVRVLGHELGLPDEIIWRQPFPGPGLAIRVLGAVTKERLAILRGAETIVDQEIRAAGLYREIWQAFAVLLPIRTVGVMGDQRTYEHVIAIRAVTSLDGMTADWAKIPNEVLGKMSSRIINEVKGVNRVVYDISSKPPSTIEWE
- the guaB gene encoding IMP dehydrogenase: MLEKEIRLGLTYDDVVLVPAKSQVLPSEVDTRTRLSRNIQLNIPIVSAAMDTVTEARLAIAMAQEGGIGIVHRVLSPVDQAAEIDRVKKSESGMILDPITISPDQTIRDAHELMAKYRISGIPVTKAGKLVGILTNRDLRFETRMDLKVSQVMKRDKLITAPEGTSLEKAREILHEHRIEKLPVVNKQFELKGLITIKDIEKRIKYPNACKDAHGRLRVGAALGVGPDTADRVALLVKAGVDVVVVDTAHGHSQAVLDTVKMVRKAYPQLDIIAGNIATAQAAKDLVKAGVDAVKVGVGPGSICTTRMVSGAGMPQLTAIGDCARALAGSNIPVIADGGIKYSGDITKALAAGASVVMLGSLLAGTEEAPGETVLFQARTYKVYRGMGSIGAMERGGGDRYGQGGRPTPKLVPEGIEGRVPYKGLLAPHIYQMVGGVKSGMGYCGCKTIPELQQKATFIRQTLAGLREGHVHDVIITKEAPNYRTDWE
- a CDS encoding SMP-30/gluconolactonase/LRE family protein, giving the protein MIKAWLLDEMYRFDRRYLAAEGSQSEWGAGDSVAEEEELPPAPGGVAAKAGNGRVMITWDAVPDAMYYNLYFMTTKGVQIKFSELTRPIASAEDFKTVIGVTKEKGTCLEGAQSPFMHDDLANGTCYHYVVTVVTQKGESPESQEVMAIPAPYLIAKVIGQEGVDDGELSSPTGIAVDKDGTIYVADTDNHSIQKFDKEGAFVGRWGGEAGSAEGSYYYPRGLTTNSDGQVYVADTGNNRVQRLDTEGNPMKAWGKFGFAWRGADMNKFDAPWGVTTDQEGNIYVTDTNNARIQKFKGDGTPLLKWGRDGSFDGAFFFPRGVAVDFVGNTYVADEGNNRIQKFDTRGSFLTKWGREGSGPGQFKAPWGVTCDALGNVYVVDQGNHRIQKFDGNGTFLCAWGNRGKTEGQLNFPSGVAVDKEGAVYVVDSGNHRIIKYVPTDEELNRGKEERERAQAVSEYPAPGNLAIKPGDTESFLSWLDVPKAVSYNLYFHTSPNLTQEGGTKIEGVTSPYNHTGLTNDQAYFYALTAVYEDGTESKLSEEVSATPVLIDITAPQTPYAVVNHGAFMTNSPEVVVTISATDLDTGVAAYYISENPMTPMAGTPGWVEVPPAIKFGATIPFILSPGDGQKTVIVWFKDLGNNISTPASATILVNTSGYLCVSKWGKPGRGASLLHGGEFMAPMYGLAIDQQGSIFVVDNGNNRIQKFDRNGNFIILWGNFGAANANFHNPTGIACDAKGDVYVVDTNNHRVQKFDGKLGGYLMKFGSRGNGEGQFNAPWGIAIDRVRGFIYVVDSANFRVQKFDMSGEFIMSWGSFGNGDGQFYFPRGIAVDQADGTVYVIDMGNHRVQKFDTSTNVLPQLLTKWGGSSEAGHASSPLAQEAGQLRSPWGIAVDGQGDVYVTDTGNHRIEKFDREGNFIAQWGGFGGSDGQFNFPYGIVVDPRGSVFAVDSGNTRVQQFMPAEEGSERLQEEADAAAELGQMDSTTKV